In the genome of Cryptomeria japonica chromosome 8, Sugi_1.0, whole genome shotgun sequence, one region contains:
- the LOC131855868 gene encoding disease resistance protein RUN1-like, protein MLARIPGVSRGLSSSAVLMAEVKRPLIRKSLNHQTIMCRHFTVSMDFTLKWLHVLTAYGRFSTSSTQRDGEGRSESLAKDVFIGHSGKQKILARELHKDLTNKGVSCFFDEDPLSLPIAEKFPPRIFEAAEKCRVAVLVLSKDFSHSKWPMLELSAFLKAKISGKNPNMKILPLFFMISPKSLSEITEDNQVWKDFGIADETRAEWHRALREIRSIKGLEFKEAEDMVHFRDEVVKAICSLLLSHSPDSIQGQTRQDQVLDGLAVIPITLLQPRLQQMLRAQFYSNIVFSMDLLKLQCRSPISML, encoded by the exons ATGCTTGCAAGAATTCCTGGTGTTTCTAGAGGGCTGTCCTCTAGTGCCGTGCTTATGGCAGAGGTGAAGAGGCCCTTAATAAGGAAGAGCTTAAACCATCAGACCATAATGTGCCGCCACTTTACGGTGAGTATGGATTTCACCTTAAAGTGGCTGCACGTTCTGACTGCTTATGGCAGGTTTTCAACGAGTTCAACACAGAG AGATGGTGAAGGAAGAAGCGAGTCTTTGGCTAAGGATGTATTTATTGGTCACAGCGGCAAACAGAAGATCCTTGCTCGGGAGCTACACAAGGACCTCACAAATAAAGGTGTGTCCTGTTTCTTTGATGAGGATCCTCTAAGCTTGCCAATAGCTGAAAAATTCCCTCCCCGCATTTTTGAAGCCGCTGAGAAATGCAGAGTAGCAGTATTGGTTCTCTCAAAGGATTTCAGCCACTCAAAGTGGCCAATGCTGGAACTTTCCGCTTTTCTCAAAGCTAAAATTTCTGGCAAAAATCCAAACATGAAGATACTACCCTTGTTCTTCATGATATCGCCAAAGTCCCTTTCTGAAATTACAGAGGACAACCAAGTATGGAAAGACTTTGGGATAGCTGATGAGACTCGAGCTGAATGGCATAGGGCTTTAAGAGAAATAAGGTCAATTAAGGGTTTGGAGTTCAAAGAAGCTGAGGATATGGTGCATTTCCGAGATGAAGTTGTAAAAGCCATCTGCTCCCTACTACTTTCACACTCACCTGATTCTATTCAAGGGCAGACACGTCAAGACCAG GTGTTGGATGGGTTAGCAGTCATCCCAATAACACTTCTTCAGCCTCGTCTTCAACAAATGTTACGGGCACAGTTCTACAGCAATATTGTATTTTCTATGGACCTGTTAAAACTTC